A single Candidatus Chlamydia corallus DNA region contains:
- a CDS encoding MBL fold metallo-hydrolase, with amino-acid sequence MLRDIWSGSIGKLIFLGTGNPEGIPVPFCSCAVCKEKRIHRLRASVLIQYQKKNLVIDVGPDFRAQMLAVGISELHGVFLTHPHYDHIGGIDDLRAWYIVTQRSLPLVLSASTYRFLQKTKEYLLTPHNPDSALPAVLEFKILNEEDGQDEFEGIPYTYISYYQRSCQVMGFRFGNLVYLTDLHNYDSKIFSYLDNVDTVILSAGPSEMPIAFREHKSSHLTVEEARDFADRAGIKNIIITHISHCLEAERDQHPEVTFAYDGMEVLWTM; translated from the coding sequence ATGTTAAGAGATATTTGGAGCGGATCTATAGGTAAGCTGATATTTTTAGGTACAGGAAATCCCGAAGGAATTCCCGTGCCCTTTTGCTCGTGCGCAGTTTGTAAAGAGAAAAGAATACATCGTTTACGAGCTTCGGTACTCATTCAATATCAAAAGAAGAACTTAGTTATTGATGTGGGTCCTGATTTTCGTGCACAGATGTTAGCAGTAGGTATTTCTGAGCTTCACGGAGTCTTTCTTACCCATCCTCACTATGATCATATCGGTGGAATTGATGATTTACGTGCGTGGTATATAGTCACCCAGCGTTCTTTGCCTTTAGTCCTTTCTGCAAGTACCTATAGGTTTTTACAAAAGACAAAAGAGTACCTCCTTACTCCCCATAATCCAGATTCTGCTCTTCCCGCAGTTTTAGAGTTTAAAATTTTAAATGAGGAAGATGGGCAGGATGAATTTGAGGGAATTCCTTATACCTACATTTCCTATTACCAAAGGTCTTGTCAGGTGATGGGTTTCCGTTTTGGAAATCTTGTCTATCTTACAGATCTTCATAACTATGATTCAAAAATTTTCAGTTACTTAGATAACGTAGACACAGTGATCTTGTCTGCTGGGCCATCAGAGATGCCTATTGCTTTTCGGGAACACAAGTCTTCGCATCTTACTGTAGAAGAAGCTAGAGATTTTGCGGATCGTGCGGGGATAAAGAATATAATTATTACACATATTAGCCACTGTTTAGAAGCGGAGCGTGACCAGCATCCAGAGGTAACATTTGCTTATGATGGGATGGAGGTCCTTTGGACAATGTAG
- the glgB gene encoding 1,4-alpha-glucan branching protein GlgB, with translation MVDKLISPADLDLLVSGRQKDPHKLLGILSSEDSLDRIVLFRPGARTVAIELLGEHRDTVPHHSGLFFLSVPKGIGYGDYRVYHQNGLLAHDPYAFSPLWGAVDSFLFHRGTHYQIYERMGAIPMEVQGISGVLFVLWAPHAQRVSVVGDFNFWHGLTNPLRKISNEGIWELFIPGLGEGTRYKWEIVTASGNVIIKTDPYGKSFDLPPESVAVVADPESYSWSDRHWIERRSEKNERPITIYEVHLGSWQWHEQRPLRYSELAHRLARYCNEMHYTHVELLPITEHPLNESWGYQVTGYYAPTSRYGTLQEFQYFVDYLHKANIGVILDWVPGHFPLDAFALASFDGEPLYEYMGHSQALHPHWNTFTFDYGRHEVSNFLIGSALFWLNKMHIDGLRVDAVASMLYRDYGRQDGEWTPNIYGGKENLEAIEFLKHLNSIIHKECPGVITFAEESTAFPGVTKNVDSGGLGFDYKWNLGWMHDTFHYFMKDFIYRAYHQKDLTFSLWYAFDESFILPLSHDEVVHGKGSLVNKLPGDTWSKFAQMRLLLSYQICLPGKKLLFMGGEFGHYGEWCPDRPLDWELLNQHYHRTLRSCVSTLNALYSNQRCLWMKENTRECFHWVDFNDVENNVIAYYRFAGGDRSSALLCVHHFSAGTFPSYILRCEGLNHCELLLNTDDECFGGSGKGKRLPVICQDGGVAWGLDIELPPLATVIYSVTFH, from the coding sequence ATGGTTGATAAATTGATCAGTCCTGCGGATCTTGATCTGCTTGTCTCTGGAAGACAGAAAGATCCCCACAAACTCTTAGGAATCCTTTCTTCTGAAGATTCGTTAGATCGCATTGTTCTTTTCCGCCCAGGAGCTAGGACGGTTGCTATTGAGCTCCTAGGAGAGCATCGCGATACTGTTCCCCATCATTCGGGGCTATTTTTCTTATCTGTTCCCAAGGGAATCGGATATGGGGATTATCGTGTCTATCATCAGAACGGCCTTTTAGCTCATGATCCCTATGCGTTTTCTCCTCTTTGGGGAGCCGTAGACTCTTTTTTATTCCATAGAGGAACGCATTATCAGATTTATGAACGCATGGGGGCCATTCCTATGGAAGTTCAGGGGATCTCTGGTGTGCTCTTTGTCCTTTGGGCTCCACATGCCCAGAGAGTCTCTGTGGTCGGTGATTTTAACTTTTGGCATGGTCTTACCAATCCTTTACGTAAGATTTCCAATGAAGGGATTTGGGAACTCTTTATTCCAGGTTTAGGAGAGGGAACAAGATATAAGTGGGAAATCGTTACGGCATCGGGGAACGTTATTATAAAAACAGATCCTTATGGCAAGAGCTTTGATCTCCCGCCTGAGAGTGTAGCTGTTGTTGCAGATCCTGAGAGTTACTCTTGGAGTGATCGTCATTGGATCGAGAGGCGCTCGGAGAAAAATGAAAGGCCAATCACGATCTATGAAGTTCACTTAGGTTCTTGGCAATGGCATGAGCAAAGGCCCTTACGTTACAGTGAACTGGCCCATCGCCTTGCGAGATATTGCAATGAAATGCACTATACTCATGTAGAGCTTCTCCCCATCACTGAGCATCCTCTGAATGAATCGTGGGGATATCAAGTGACGGGATATTATGCTCCGACATCAAGATACGGCACTCTTCAGGAGTTTCAGTATTTTGTGGACTATCTACATAAAGCAAACATTGGGGTGATCTTAGATTGGGTGCCTGGGCATTTTCCTTTAGATGCGTTTGCTCTTGCCTCTTTTGACGGAGAGCCCCTTTATGAATATATGGGCCATAGCCAGGCTCTTCATCCCCATTGGAATACATTTACCTTTGATTATGGTCGTCATGAAGTTTCAAACTTTTTAATAGGAAGTGCCTTATTTTGGCTTAATAAGATGCATATCGATGGCTTACGGGTGGATGCTGTAGCTTCTATGCTTTATCGTGATTATGGTCGCCAAGATGGAGAATGGACCCCGAACATCTACGGAGGAAAGGAAAACCTTGAAGCTATAGAATTTCTGAAGCACCTGAATTCTATAATTCACAAGGAGTGCCCAGGGGTGATTACCTTTGCAGAGGAGTCCACAGCATTTCCTGGGGTCACTAAGAACGTAGATTCTGGTGGTTTGGGCTTTGATTACAAATGGAATTTAGGTTGGATGCACGATACATTTCATTATTTTATGAAAGATTTTATCTATCGTGCATACCATCAGAAAGACCTTACATTTAGCCTTTGGTATGCTTTCGATGAGTCTTTTATTCTTCCTTTATCGCATGATGAGGTGGTTCACGGTAAGGGAAGCTTAGTGAATAAGTTGCCTGGGGATACTTGGAGCAAATTTGCTCAAATGAGACTACTACTCAGTTACCAGATTTGTTTGCCAGGGAAAAAGTTACTTTTTATGGGAGGAGAATTTGGACACTACGGAGAGTGGTGTCCTGATCGTCCTTTAGATTGGGAGCTTTTAAATCAACACTACCACAGAACTTTGCGCAGCTGTGTCTCCACCTTGAATGCTTTGTATAGTAACCAACGTTGCCTATGGATGAAAGAGAACACAAGAGAGTGCTTTCATTGGGTAGACTTCAATGATGTAGAAAACAATGTCATTGCTTATTATAGATTTGCAGGAGGCGATCGCTCCTCAGCTCTTTTGTGTGTGCACCATTTCAGTGCGGGTACCTTTCCTTCGTATATCTTAAGATGTGAGGGCCTAAATCATTGCGAACTCCTTCTCAACACTGATGATGAGTGTTTTGGAGGTTCGGGGAAGGGAAAGCGCCTCCCTGTGATTTGTCAAGATGGTGGTGTAGCTTGGGGCCTTGATATAGAGCTTCCTCCTCTAGCTACTGTTATTTATTCTGTAACTTTTCATTAA
- a CDS encoding transporter substrate-binding domain-containing protein codes for MMKQINRFFRVFFFITLLSLTGCQSKTDPHRVWIVGTNATYPPFEYVDAQGKVIGFDIDLARVISEKLGKQLEIREFAFDALILNLKKHRIDAILAGMSITPSRQKEIAMLPYYGDEVQELTVVSKRSLETPVFPLTQHSSVAVQTGTFQENYLLSQPGICVRSFDSTLEVIMEVRYGKSPIAVLEPSVGRVVLKDFPNLIATRLELPKESWVLGCGLGIAKDRPEEIEAVQQAIADLKSEGVIQSLSKKWQLSEIDYE; via the coding sequence ATGATGAAACAAATTAACCGTTTTTTTAGAGTATTTTTTTTTATAACACTCTTATCTTTAACAGGTTGCCAGTCTAAGACCGACCCCCACCGTGTATGGATTGTAGGTACAAATGCTACCTATCCTCCTTTTGAGTACGTAGATGCCCAAGGAAAAGTTATAGGTTTCGATATAGATTTGGCAAGAGTAATCAGCGAAAAACTTGGTAAACAACTGGAAATTAGGGAGTTTGCCTTCGATGCGTTGATTTTAAATTTAAAAAAGCACCGTATTGATGCAATTTTAGCAGGAATGTCCATCACTCCTTCTCGGCAGAAGGAAATCGCAATGCTTCCCTATTATGGCGATGAAGTTCAAGAGCTTACGGTCGTTTCCAAGCGCTCTTTAGAGACGCCAGTGTTTCCTCTAACACAGCATTCTTCTGTTGCTGTCCAAACAGGAACGTTTCAGGAGAATTACCTTTTATCCCAACCTGGAATCTGTGTTCGTTCTTTTGATAGCACATTGGAAGTAATTATGGAGGTTCGTTATGGGAAATCTCCAATTGCTGTTCTAGAACCCTCCGTAGGACGGGTGGTTCTTAAAGACTTTCCCAATCTTATTGCAACAAGATTGGAGCTTCCTAAGGAATCTTGGGTATTGGGCTGCGGTTTAGGTATTGCTAAAGACCGTCCTGAAGAGATTGAGGCTGTGCAACAGGCCATTGCGGATTTAAAGAGCGAGGGAGTGATTCAATCTTTATCCAAAAAATGGCAACTTTCTGAAATTGATTACGAGTAA
- the hflX gene encoding GTPase HflX, which produces MDNVDKEREEETSQYFGTSLGTRFDLPRKEQDASQALAVTCYQNKTDPQVVAEHLDELVALADSCGICVLETRSWILKIPSASTYLNTGKLEEIEEILKKFPSLGTLIIDEEITPSQQRNLEKRLGLVVLDRTELILEIFSNRALTAEANIQVQLAQARYLLPRLKRMWGHLSRQKSGGGSGGFVKGEGEKQIELDRRMVRERIHKLSAQLKAVIKQRAERRKVKSRRGIPTFALVGYTNSGKSTLLNLLTSAGTYVEDKLFATLDPKTRKCILPGGLHVLLTDTVGFIRQLPHTLVAAFKSTLEAAFHEDVLLHVVDASHPLALEHVRTTFDLLKELGIEKPKIITVLNKVDRLPQGRISTKLRLLSPRPVLISAKTGEGVQNLLNVMAEVIWEKSLHVTLNFPYPEYGKFTELCDAGVVISHRYQEDILVVEAYLPKELQKKFRPFISYFFSEDSEDKEGNGPTLYDSLGD; this is translated from the coding sequence TTGGACAATGTAGATAAGGAGCGAGAGGAAGAGACTTCACAATATTTTGGAACTTCTTTAGGAACAAGGTTTGACCTTCCTCGTAAGGAACAGGATGCCTCTCAAGCTTTAGCTGTGACCTGTTATCAAAATAAGACAGATCCTCAGGTGGTTGCAGAACACTTAGATGAGTTGGTTGCCCTTGCAGATTCTTGTGGTATTTGCGTTTTAGAAACTCGTTCCTGGATTTTAAAAATACCTTCCGCTTCCACCTATCTCAATACGGGAAAGTTAGAGGAAATCGAAGAAATCTTGAAAAAATTTCCCTCTCTAGGGACCTTAATTATAGATGAAGAGATCACACCATCCCAACAACGTAACTTAGAGAAACGTCTCGGGCTCGTGGTTTTGGACAGAACCGAGTTGATCCTGGAGATCTTTTCCAATCGCGCTCTTACTGCAGAGGCAAATATCCAAGTCCAGCTAGCACAAGCACGCTATCTCCTTCCTCGTCTTAAGAGAATGTGGGGCCATCTGTCTCGGCAAAAATCTGGAGGGGGTAGCGGAGGCTTTGTTAAGGGAGAAGGAGAAAAGCAGATAGAGCTAGACCGTAGAATGGTCCGTGAGCGTATCCACAAGCTGTCGGCACAACTAAAAGCTGTGATTAAACAACGTGCTGAACGCCGTAAGGTAAAATCTCGCAGAGGAATTCCAACCTTTGCTTTGGTAGGCTATACAAATTCAGGGAAGAGCACGCTTTTAAATTTGCTGACATCAGCAGGGACTTATGTTGAGGATAAGCTCTTCGCTACTTTAGATCCTAAAACTCGCAAATGTATCCTTCCAGGAGGCCTTCACGTTCTGCTTACCGATACTGTAGGATTCATTCGCCAACTTCCCCATACTTTGGTAGCAGCGTTTAAAAGTACTTTAGAAGCGGCTTTTCATGAAGATGTTCTTCTTCATGTTGTGGACGCTTCACACCCTCTAGCTTTAGAGCATGTACGGACGACATTCGATCTTCTTAAGGAATTGGGGATTGAGAAGCCTAAGATCATTACAGTGTTGAATAAAGTAGATAGGCTCCCTCAAGGAAGAATATCCACGAAGTTACGTTTACTTTCTCCCCGTCCCGTATTAATTTCAGCAAAAACTGGGGAGGGAGTTCAGAATCTTCTGAATGTAATGGCGGAGGTGATCTGGGAGAAAAGCTTGCATGTGACTTTGAATTTTCCCTATCCCGAATATGGAAAATTTACTGAACTCTGTGATGCTGGCGTGGTTATCTCTCATAGATACCAAGAAGATATTTTAGTTGTCGAAGCGTACCTTCCTAAGGAACTCCAAAAGAAATTCCGTCCTTTCATTTCCTATTTTTTTTCTGAAGATTCTGAAGACAAGGAAGGGAACGGGCCAACCTTGTATGATTCTTTAGGGGATTAA
- the mtaB gene encoding tRNA (N(6)-L-threonylcarbamoyladenosine(37)-C(2))-methylthiotransferase MtaB, translating to MTVAEIKGTFKLVCLGCRVNQYEIQAYRDQLTILGYQEVLDSEIPADLCIVNTCAVTSSAESSGRHAVRQLCRQNPEAHIVVTGCLGESDKEFFASLDRQCTIVSNKEKSRLIEKIFPYETTFPEFRIHSFEGKSRAFIKVQDGCNSFCSYCIIPYLRGRSISRPAEKILTEISEVVEQGYREVVIAGINIGDYCDGEYSLASLVDEVDRIPGIERIRISSIDPDDITEDLHRAITVSRHTCPSSHLVLQSGSNSILKRMNRKYSRADFLDCVEKFRAYDPHYGFTTDVIVGFPGESDQDFEDTLRIIEDVGFIKVHSFPFSARRRTKAFTFDNQLPNQVIHERKKYLAEVAKKVGQKEMAKRLGATTQVLVEQVVGQVAVGHSPYFEKISFPVVGNIAINTLVSVRLNRVEEEGLIGEIV from the coding sequence ATGACGGTTGCAGAAATCAAAGGAACATTTAAGCTTGTCTGTTTAGGATGTCGGGTGAATCAGTATGAAATCCAAGCGTATCGCGACCAATTGACAATCTTAGGATATCAAGAGGTTCTAGACTCTGAAATCCCCGCAGACCTATGCATAGTCAATACCTGTGCTGTAACATCTTCGGCTGAGAGTTCAGGTCGTCATGCTGTTCGTCAGTTATGTCGTCAGAATCCTGAGGCACATATTGTGGTTACAGGGTGTTTAGGGGAATCTGATAAAGAGTTTTTTGCTTCTTTGGATCGACAATGCACGATTGTCTCTAATAAGGAGAAATCGCGTCTTATAGAAAAGATTTTCCCTTATGAAACTACGTTCCCTGAATTCAGGATCCATAGTTTTGAGGGAAAATCACGAGCTTTTATCAAAGTTCAAGATGGCTGTAATTCTTTTTGCTCATACTGCATTATTCCTTATTTGCGGGGGCGTTCAATCTCACGTCCTGCTGAGAAAATTTTAACAGAGATTTCTGAGGTTGTAGAGCAAGGATATCGCGAAGTTGTAATTGCAGGAATTAATATTGGAGATTACTGCGATGGAGAGTACTCGCTAGCTTCTCTCGTAGACGAAGTGGATCGGATTCCTGGCATTGAGCGGATACGCATTTCATCCATAGATCCTGATGATATCACTGAAGACCTCCACCGTGCCATTACCGTATCTCGTCACACCTGTCCTTCTTCGCATCTTGTTCTTCAATCGGGATCTAATTCGATTTTAAAGAGAATGAATCGTAAGTATTCCCGAGCAGATTTTTTAGATTGTGTAGAGAAGTTTCGCGCTTACGATCCTCACTATGGTTTTACTACAGATGTTATTGTGGGGTTCCCTGGAGAGAGTGATCAAGATTTTGAAGATACTTTGCGAATTATCGAAGATGTCGGTTTTATCAAGGTTCACAGTTTTCCTTTCAGTGCTCGCCGTCGTACAAAGGCATTTACTTTTGATAATCAGCTTCCTAATCAGGTAATTCATGAGAGGAAAAAGTATCTTGCTGAGGTCGCTAAGAAGGTAGGGCAGAAGGAGATGGCCAAGCGTCTAGGAGCAACAACACAGGTGCTTGTGGAGCAAGTTGTGGGTCAGGTTGCTGTAGGGCACTCACCTTATTTTGAAAAGATTTCTTTCCCAGTGGTGGGAAACATTGCCATCAATACTCTAGTTTCTGTTCGTCTCAATAGGGTAGAGGAAGAGGGGCTTATTGGAGAGATTGTATGA